From a region of the Leishmania major strain Friedlin complete genome, chromosome 32 genome:
- a CDS encoding putative mitogen-activated protein kinase has product MEAYETLGILGEGTYGVVVKARSRVTGKLVAIKRFKQTEQDEHVRKTSSREVRMLQLLQHPNVIRLEDVFRREGKLYLVFEFIDQTILQLLESTTRGLHRRELRRYTYQLLRGIEFCHNHNVIHRDVKPENVLIDESGLLKLCDFGFARQTSARGKYTDYVATRWYRAPELLVGDVAYGKPVDVWALGCMFAELSDGQPLFPGESDLDQLCLIMQTCGPVPQRLVFIFMHNPLYNGISFPHTDILYTLKERYHRESNDWLEFLSSCLHTDPAQRLTCTELMELPYFTRDGFRDRYEAELQAAMGLPQLRSTPTTSAPSTQRRAPDQAAALGDDLKADTVVSPHKCRSSEIISPKLQGEQPPTVKNSSSDTHISKTALRPAAHDANAGKGKGAGAPTFTLTSPHKAASEHPVQLPMILNSNSERAIAAALTDYLNQMPTSSSAVVPTPVQATPAEVAGGFTNTDLLSRSCGAVPPLQTSQTINASNTRDKKKKRNVSLAETELHRPSSASVSGDTEYAVTTDGSKGEPAKHISGHPRASATLPPNGALGGGDSHEPRREGEKTSASPPLPSHGVAESHVRLLLTTAAPGKDGGETAVLNRRVLKPASADKAAATTPTAFSSPTLVATHGAPLAECLQDLPALSPHLPHHVQQERQTPAAEQPQSHTPLSAETSMSSFHVCTRNPLAAASSENDDVSHGKANIEPTGSSVAKPRRGLSNSSVSTAASEVKKRKSARHKRDTSRLHDQAVGPVSGSASRRSVQGNASDMVAYRAGFGSMVNSLKSTVSQSLSYTMGQQQRQPLLSPDSGGVHVADSHLHGVGAGPSAPDSTHNRNVDAAGPQLRKERRSKPLAASTHVLQGSDQRHRQQPQPRLDGPLLSDGGASQRATATLMALSALRKVSLPPPTKSAGDADKSSYDHHTRSRTNRNGSESVSPVVGGDGNDTHTCIASRARRPVAVCTVHGNNRDSDELMATRRAQKKNAVVTHGRTGNGAVGSISCTDSSTTSSYQATSIMHGAPYHPFTRASKVDGEVSGAPQRQTLRRPKKKIADSRGSGIANTTSSIGPRHSLAPARQIQHQPQLAKEDGGSGDGKTPQFNAATAASPYTGS; this is encoded by the coding sequence ATGGAGGCCTACGAGACACTCGGCATCCTCGGCGAGGGCACCTACGGCGTGGTTGTCAAGGCCCGAAGCCGCGTAACGGGGAAGCTGGTCGCCATCAAGCGCTTTAAGCAGACAGAGCAGGATGAGCACGTCCGCAAGACCTCCTCCCGCGAAGTGCGCAtgttgcagctgctgcagcaccccaACGTGATCCGCTTAGAGGATGTCTTCCGCAGGGAGGGTAAGCTCTACCTCGTGTTTGAGTTTATTGATCAAACGATCCTGCAGCTTCTGGAGAGCACCACGCGCGgtctccaccgccgcgaACTGCGCCGCTACACTTATCAACTGCTGCGCGGTATCGAGTTCTGCCACAATCACAACGTCATACACCGCGACGTGAAGCCGGAAAATGTGCTCATCGACGAGTCCGGACTGCTGAAGCTCTGCGACTTTGGCTTTGCTCGACAGACATCGGCCAGAGGCAAGTACACAGACTACGTGGCAACGCGCTGGTACAGGGCGCCGGAGTTGCTCGTCGGGGACGTGGCCTACGGCAAGCCGGTGGACGTGTGGGCGCTAGGGTGCATGTTTGCCGAGCTCTCCGATGGACAGCCACTCTTCCCCGGCGAGTCGGACCTAGACCAGCTATGCCTGATTATGCAGACCTGCGGGccagtgccgcagcgcctaGTTTTCATCTTCATGCACAACCCGCTGTACAACGGCATCAGCTTCCCGCACACCGACATCCTGTACACGCTCAAGGAGCGCTACCATCGCGAGTCTAACGACTGGCTCGAGTTCCTCAGCTCTTGTCTCCACACCGacccggcgcagcggctgacgTGCACGGAGCTCATGGAGCTCCCCTACTTCACTCGCGACGGCTTCCGAGACCGCTATGAAGCCGAGCTGCAGGCTGCAATGGGCCTGCCTCAGCTGCGGTCCACTCCCACGACGTCGGCGCCTTCGACACAGCGGCGTGCGCCGGATCAGGCAGCCGCCTTAGGAGACGACCTCAAGGCAGACACCGTGGTGTCTCCCCACAAGTGTCGCTCGAGTGAGATCATTTCACCGAAGCTGCAAGGTGAGCAACCGCCCACGGTCAAAAACAGCTCAAGCGACACACACATTTCGAAGACGGCGCTCAGGCCCGCCGCGCACGACGCCAACGCCGGCAAGGGCAAGGGAGCGGGTGCGCCAACGTTCACGTTGACGTCTCCACACAAGGCGGCGTCTGAGCATCCCGTGCAGCTGCCGATGATCCTCAACAGTAACTCGGAGAGGGccatcgctgcggcgctgacggacTACTTGAATCAGATGCCCACCTCTTCGAGCGCTGTGGTGCCGACACCGGTACAGGCCACCCCAGCAGAGGTGGCCGGGGGCTTTACCAACACTGATCTGCTCTCCCGCTCGTGCGGGGCGGTGCCTCCACTGCAGACATCGCAGACCATCAACGCATCCAATACGCGAGATAAAAAGAAGAAACGGAACGTCAGTTTAGCAGAGACCGAGTTACACCGTCCCAGCAGCGCAAGCGTCAGCGGTGACACCGAATACGCTGTGACCACAGACGGCAGCAAGGGTGAACCGGCCAAGCACATCAGCGGCCATCCACGGGCATCGGCCACGCTTCCGCCCAACGGAGCtctcggtggcggcgactcTCACGAGCCGAGGCGCGAAGGCGAAAAGACAAGcgcgtcgccaccgctgccgtcgcacgGAGTGGCAGAGAGTCACGTGCGGCTACTCCTGACCACCGCGGCGCCAGGAAAGGATGGCGGCGAGACGGCTGTGCTGAACCGCCGAGTTTTGAAGCCGGCGTCAGCGGACAAAGCCGCTGCAACGACGCCCACGGCTTTTTCGTCGCCGACGCTCGTCGCCACCCACGGTGCCCCGCTGGCAGAGTGTCTGCAGGACCTCCCCGCCCTGTCTCCGCACCTTCCGCACCACGTGCAGCAGGAACGGCAGACACCAGCGGCCGAGCAGCCACAGTCGCACACCCCACTCTCTGCCGAGACCTCAATGTCGTCCTTCCACGTCTGCACGCGCAACCCACTGGCTGCAGCCTCGTCGGAGAACGATGACGTTTCTCATGGTAAGGCGAACATCGAGCCAACTGGCTCGAGCGTCGCCAAGCCACGCCGCGGCCTCTCGAACTCAAGTGTCTCCACGGCCGCCAGCGAAGTAAAGAAGCGCAAGTCTGCCAGGCACAAGAGAGACACGAGCCGTCTACACGACCAGGCGGTGGGGCCCGTCAGCGGCAGTGCATCGCGTCGCTCTGTCCAGGGGAACGCGTCGGACATGGTAGCTTACCGCGCGGGGTTCGGCTCGATGGTGAACTCTTTGAAGTCAACGGTGTCGCAATCGCTCTCTTATACGATGGGtcaacagcaacggcagccgtTGCTGTCCCCGGACTCAGGCGGGGTCCACGTTGCCGACTCGCACTTGCACGGCGTTGGTGCAGGCCCCAGCGCGCCTGATTCCACGCATAACCGCAACGTCGACGCAGCCGGCccacagctgcgcaaggagcGGCGATCTAAACCGTTGGCTGCCTCAACACATGTTCTCCAGGGTAGTGATCAGCGccatcgccagcagccgcagccgcgacTGGACGGACCACTGCTCTCTGACGGCGGTGCCTCTCAGCGCGCCACGGCCACTTTGATGGCTTTGTCAGCGCTTCGCAAAGTctcgttgccgccgccgaccaagtccgccggcgacgcggacAAGAGCAGCTACGACCAccacacacgctcgcgcacCAACAGAAACGGGAGCGAGTCCGTGAGCCCAGTGGTCGGGGGGGACGGCAACGACACCCACACGTGCATCGCAAGTCGCGCTCGACGTCCTGTAGCTGTGTGCACGGTGCACGGCAACAACCGCGATAGCGACGAGCTGATGGCAACCCGCCGAGCGCAGAAGAAGAATGCTGTCGTGACACACGGCCGAACTGGCAACGGCGCTGTGGGGTCCATTAGCTGCACAGATAGCTCCACGACGTCTTCCTATCAAGCCACCAGCATCATGCATGGCGCGCCGTACCACCCCTTCACGAGGGCCTCAAAGGTGGACGGTGAGGTGAGCGGGGccccgcagcggcagacccTGCGGAGGCCCAAAAAGAAGATTGccgacagccgcggcagcggcatcgctAACACAACGAGCAGCATTGGTCCCCGTCACTCGCTGGCACCTGCGCGACAGATAcagcaccagccgcagctcgcgaaagaggacggcggcagtggcgacgGCAAAACGCCCCAGTTTAATGCCGCCACAGCTGCATCCCCCTATACCGGCAGCTGA
- a CDS encoding putative chaperonin alpha subunit, translating to MQPKQKAALGINGTRTSGIAVRRENVSAALAVANVVKSSLGPIGLDKMLVDDVGDVLVTNDGATILKSLDVEHPAARLLVDLAQLQDKEIGDGTTSVVILAAELLKRAQELVSQGIHATSIIAGYKLAMREALRYLNDNLGCAVESLGKDVLLNVARTSMSSKILNNDADLFAKIVVDAIMSVKTVNDFGDVIYPRKAVSILLQHGRSLHESRLVQGFAMNLSRAAQGMPTSVKDAKIALIDFDLRAVKMKLGINITITDPSKAEAIRQRELDITKERIQKMIAAGANVIMTTWGIEDSMMKYMVDNSVLGVRRVKKDDIRRIAKTTGAQVVHTMSDLEGEEVFDPKWLGRSEKVYEERIGDDDCIVIAGTSNAVCATIVCRGANYFMLEEMERALNDALWAVARTCDASCVVAGGGSVEAAVSVYLDNFARTLSSREQLAVAEYAEALLVIPKVLALNAALDATDLVAKLRVEHTQAQSSGQQTEARFTGLDLHNGTLRNNIKAGVLEPKPSKIKSLQFATEAAVTVLRIDDCVRLNPDEEDQQR from the coding sequence ATGCAACCGAAGCAGAAGGCAGCCCTCGGCATCAACGGCACCCGCAccagcggcatcgccgttCGCCGCGAGAACGTGTCAGCCGCATTGGCCGTGGCAAATGTCGTTAAGTCGTCGCTGGGCCCCATCGGTCTGGACAAGATGCTGGTGGACGACGTCGGTGATGTGCTGGTGACGAACGACGGTGCGACGATCCTGAAGAGTCTCGACGTGGAGCACCCAGCCGCGCGCCTACTGGTTGATCTGGCCCAGCTCCAGGACAAGGAGATTGGCGACGGAACCACCTCTGTTGTGATTCTtgctgcggagctgctgaagcgggCCCAGGAGCTCGTGTCGCAGGGCATCCACGCGACAAGCATCATTGCCGGCTACAAGCTTGCCATGCGCGAGGCACTGCGCTACCTGAACGACAACCTCGGCTGCGCCGTGGAGAGTCTCGGCAAGGACGTGCTGCTGAACGTCGCGCGCACCTCCATGTCGAGCAAGATTCTGAACAACGACGCGGATCTTTTCGCGAAGATCGTAGTGGATGCTATCATGTCCGTCAAGACGGTGAACGACTTTGGTGATGTCATCTACCCTCGTAAGGCGGTGTCGattctgctgcagcacggcaggAGCCTGCACGAGTCACGGCTGGTGCAGGGCTTCGCGATGAACCTCTCTCGCGCCGCACAAGGCATGCCGACCTCGGTGAAGGATGCTAAGATTGCCCTCATCGACTTCGACTTGCGCGCTGTCAAGATGAAGCTCGGCATCAACATCACCATCACGGACCCCTCCAAGGCAGAGGCGATCCGCCAGCGTGAGCTCGACATCACGAAGGAGCGCATTCAGAAGATGATCGCGGCCGGCGCCAACGTCATTATGACGACGTGGGGCATCGAGGATAGCATGATGAAGTATATGGTGGACAACAGCGTGCTTGGCGTGCGTCGTGTCAAGAAGGACGACATCCGCCGCATCGCCAAGACTACCGGCGCGCAGGTGGTGCACACCATGTCCGACCTCGAAGGCGAGGAGGTCTTCGACCCCAAGTGGCTCGGTCGGTCGGAGAAGGTGTACGAGGAGCGCATTGGCGACGATGACTGCATCGTTATTGCTGGCACCTCGAACGCCGTGTGTGCCACCATcgtctgccgcggcgcgAACTACTTCATGCTAGAGGAGATGGAGCGCGCGCTGAACGACGCACTGTGGGCTgtggcgcgcacgtgcgacGCCAGCTGCGTCGttgctggcggcggctccgtggaggcggcggtgtcggtgtACCTGGACAACTTTGCCCGCACACTCAGCTCAcgcgagcagctggcggtgGCCGAGTACGCCGAGGCACTGCTCGTCATTCCGAAGGTGCTGGCGCTGAATGCTGCCCTCGACGCCACGGACCTCGTCGCAAAGCTTCGTGTcgagcacacgcaggcacagaGCAGCGGCCAGCAGACGGAGGCGCGCTTTACCGGACTGGATCTGCACAACGGCACGCTACGCAACAACATCAAGGCGGGTGTGCTGGAGCCAAAGCCTAGCAAGATCAAGTCCCTGCAGTtcgcgacggaggcggctgTGACGGTGCTGCGTATCGACGACTGCGTCCGCCTCAACCCTGATGAGGAGGACCAGCAGCGCTGA
- a CDS encoding putative glucosamine-6-phosphate isomerase, translating to MRIVISETAEKVADYTSNYVIKSINDFKPTEDRPFVLGLPTGETPMRTYQKLIVAYRKGRVSFKNVITFNMDEYVGLPADHPESYHYFMKHNFFDYVDIPEQNRHILDGNAPDLIEECRQYEEKIRAVGGIHLFLAGIGTDGHLAFNEPGSSLYSRTRVKSLNAETMESNARFFGNDVSRVPTMALTVGLRTIMEAKFVLMMATGAGKALAVARCVEGGITHMCTATMLQMHPAAVLCLDEDATLELKVRTTRYFKQLLNTEKALEERQSNMNRAYSKL from the coding sequence ATGCGGATCGTGATCTCCGAGACGGCGGAAAAGGTGGCGGACTACACGTCTAATTACGTGATCAAGTCCATCAACGATTTCAAGCCGACGGAAGACCGGCCGTTTGTGCTTGGGCTGCCGACGGGCGAGACGCCGATGCGCACGTACCAGAAACTGATCGTTGCGTACCGCAAGGGCCGCGTGTCCTTCAAGAACGTGATCACGTTCAACATGGACGAGTACGTGGGACTACCAGCGGACCACCCGGAGAGCTACCACTACTTCATGAAGCACAACTTCTTCGACTACGTAGACATCCCCGAGCAGAACCGGCACATCCTGGACGGGAACGCGCCGGATTTGATTGAGGAGTGCCGTCAGTACGAGGAGAAGATTCGGGCTGTTGGCGGCATCCACCTGTTCCTCGCCGGGATTGGGACGGACGGACACCTTGCGTTCAACGAGCCGGGGAGCAGCCTCTACAGCCGCACGCGCGTCAAGAGCCTGAACGCGGAGACGATGGAGAGCAACGCGCGGTTCTTTGGCAACGACGTCTCGCGCGTGCCGACGATGGCGCTAACGGTTGGGCTGCGCACGATCATGGAGGCCAAGTTTGTGCTGATGATGGCCACTGGTGCCGGCAAGGCTCTCGCGGTCGCACGGTGTGTGGAGGGCGGGATCACACACATGTGCACTGCAACGATGCTACAGATGCACCCCGCCGCAGTGCTGTGCCTTGACGAGGACGCGACCCTCGAGCTGAAGGTGCGGACGACGCGCTACTtcaagcagctgctgaacACGGAGAaagcgctggaggagcgccAGAGCAACATGAATCGTGCCTATTCGAAGCTGTAG